One region of Turicibacter bilis genomic DNA includes:
- the galT gene encoding UDP-glucose--hexose-1-phosphate uridylyltransferase → MNINYEINRLISFGLQHHMIEEADLLYAANKIIDILRVPSFEYEAVELPSMENPSEILGAILDYAASNGVLECDSVDHRDLLDTKIMDCLMPRPSEVIKTFNNLHAQNPEEATKYYYDLSKASNYIRVSRVAKNLSWKTTTLYGDLDITINLSKPEKDPKAIALAKSLPSSNYPKCLLCKENVGYAGTLNHPARQNHRIIPLELTNEEWFLQYSPYVYYNEHCIVLKGAHEPMKISRLTFERLLQFVDQFKHYFLGSNADLPIVGGSILTHDHFQGGAYQFAMETAPILKTLNVLNFKDVEVGFVNWPLSVLRLKGENRERLVELGEIILNTWREYSDEALGIFAHTDGVPHNTITPIARFKNGKYELDLVLRNNRTSDEHPDGIYHPHAHLHHLKKENIGLIEVMGLAVLPGRLKDELEVVKQALVARDANMLEEAGLEKHLPWLNEMLTRYESVASDEAMSVIETEVGQKFVEILECCGVYKLTDEGLEGIQRFINTINRSL, encoded by the coding sequence ATGAATATCAATTATGAAATTAATCGTTTAATCAGTTTTGGATTACAGCATCACATGATTGAAGAGGCAGATTTATTATACGCTGCCAATAAAATCATTGATATTTTAAGAGTTCCATCGTTTGAATATGAAGCGGTGGAACTACCATCAATGGAAAACCCAAGTGAAATTTTAGGGGCTATCTTAGATTATGCAGCATCAAATGGAGTGCTTGAGTGTGACAGCGTGGATCATCGTGATTTATTAGATACTAAAATCATGGATTGTTTAATGCCACGTCCATCTGAAGTGATTAAAACATTTAACAATCTTCATGCTCAAAATCCAGAAGAAGCAACAAAGTATTATTATGATTTAAGCAAAGCTTCAAACTATATTCGCGTCAGCCGTGTAGCTAAAAACTTAAGCTGGAAAACAACAACCCTATACGGGGATTTAGATATTACGATTAACTTGTCAAAGCCTGAAAAAGATCCAAAAGCCATCGCTTTGGCAAAAAGCTTACCAAGTTCAAACTATCCAAAATGTTTATTGTGTAAAGAAAACGTTGGTTATGCTGGAACATTAAATCATCCAGCTCGCCAAAACCATCGTATTATTCCATTAGAATTAACGAATGAAGAATGGTTCTTACAATACTCACCATATGTTTACTACAATGAACATTGCATCGTTTTAAAAGGTGCTCATGAACCAATGAAAATTTCTCGTTTAACATTTGAGCGTTTATTACAATTTGTTGATCAATTTAAACACTACTTCCTAGGTTCAAATGCGGATTTACCGATTGTTGGAGGATCGATTTTAACACATGATCACTTCCAAGGGGGAGCTTATCAGTTCGCAATGGAAACAGCACCGATTTTAAAAACATTAAATGTTTTAAACTTTAAAGATGTTGAAGTTGGATTTGTTAATTGGCCATTAAGTGTCTTACGTTTAAAAGGTGAAAATCGTGAGCGCCTTGTTGAACTAGGAGAAATCATTCTAAACACATGGCGTGAGTACAGTGATGAGGCATTAGGTATTTTTGCCCACACAGATGGGGTGCCTCATAATACGATTACACCAATCGCACGTTTTAAAAACGGAAAATACGAGTTAGATTTAGTGTTACGAAATAACCGTACATCAGACGAGCATCCAGATGGAATTTATCATCCACATGCTCACTTACATCATTTAAAGAAAGAGAACATAGGTTTAATTGAGGTCATGGGATTAGCTGTTTTACCAGGTCGTCTTAAAGACGAGTTAGAAGTAGTGAAACAAGCGCTAGTTGCTCGTGATGCGAATATGTTAGAGGAAGCAGGACTTGAAAAGCATCTTCCTTGGTTAAATGAAATGCTAACACGCTACGAATCAGTAGCATCTGATGAAGCTATGTCTGTTATTGAAACTGAAGTTGGACAAAAATTTGTTGAAATTTTAGAGTGTTGTGGTGTATATAAATTAACAGATGAAGGATTAGAAGGTATTCAACGTTTTATTAATACTATCAATCGTTCATTATAA
- the galE gene encoding UDP-glucose 4-epimerase GalE, protein MKVLVTGGAGYIGSHAVYALIEQGHEVVVVDNLVTGHRQDVHKDATFYHGSIADYRFMTEVLRKEKVDGVIHFAAYSLVGESMTNPYKYYDNNMSGTNVLLKAMVDCGVNNIVFSSTAATYGEAQNIPILETDPTNPTNVYGETKLAMERMINWYHKAHGANYVSLRYFNVAGAHPSGVIGEKHDPETHLIPIILQVASGRREAINVFGDDYDTADGTCIRDYIHVCDLAEAHILAMQYLVNGGASTICNLGNGEGFSVLEMIEAAREVTKHPIPAIISPRRAGDPAKLIASSAKAQEILGWTPKHPAVKDMIASAWAVEKQKMKQ, encoded by the coding sequence ATGAAGGTTTTAGTAACAGGTGGAGCAGGGTATATTGGATCTCATGCTGTATATGCTTTAATTGAACAAGGACATGAAGTTGTTGTTGTTGATAATTTAGTCACAGGACATCGTCAAGATGTTCATAAAGATGCAACTTTCTATCATGGAAGTATTGCAGATTATCGTTTTATGACAGAAGTGTTACGTAAAGAAAAGGTAGATGGAGTCATTCATTTTGCGGCTTATTCATTAGTTGGTGAAAGTATGACAAATCCTTATAAATATTATGATAATAATATGAGCGGAACTAATGTTTTATTAAAAGCGATGGTTGACTGTGGCGTTAATAACATCGTCTTCTCATCAACAGCGGCAACATATGGAGAGGCACAAAATATTCCAATTTTAGAAACGGATCCAACAAATCCAACAAATGTTTATGGAGAAACAAAATTAGCGATGGAGCGTATGATTAACTGGTATCATAAAGCTCACGGGGCAAACTATGTGTCATTACGTTATTTTAACGTAGCGGGAGCTCATCCATCGGGGGTAATCGGTGAGAAACATGATCCAGAAACTCACTTAATTCCAATCATTTTACAAGTTGCATCAGGACGACGCGAAGCAATTAATGTCTTCGGAGATGATTATGACACAGCAGATGGAACTTGTATTCGTGACTACATCCACGTTTGTGATTTAGCAGAGGCACATATTTTAGCGATGCAATATTTAGTTAACGGTGGAGCTAGTACCATTTGTAACTTAGGAAATGGAGAAGGATTCAGTGTTCTTGAAATGATTGAAGCGGCACGTGAAGTAACGAAGCATCCAATTCCGGCAATTATCTCACCGCGTCGTGCAGGTGACCCAGCTAAATTAATCGCATCTAGTGCAAAAGCACAAGAAATTTTAGGATGGACACCAAAACATCCAGCTGTTAAAGATATGATTGCAAGTGCTTGGGCAGTTGAAAAACAAAAAATGAAACAATAG
- a CDS encoding arabinogalactan endo-1,4-beta-galactosidase — translation MDKLFFKLFVTVSILLVFLFSTSVSSNAQSEKDSEVVHSGINVEKVTGISDETIRGVDVSSVISLENSGVKFFNFEGEEQDIFKTLAESGVNYIRVRVWNNPYDSEGNGYGGGNNDIDTAVEIGKRATQYGMKLLVDFHYSDFWADPAKQQAPKEWQGYSLNEKQEAIYQFTKESLQKLIDAGIDVGMVQIGNETGYSFVGCSTWDEKYEKVSFWDIAQLMNAGSRAVREIDETILVAVHMTNPERGYEWISKDLHDNGVDYDVFATSYYPYWHGTLENLTSQLQQIADTYGKKVMVAETSYVNTFEDGDGHPNTVSESEPVLAYEASVQGQAEHVRNVFQAVSNVGDAGLGVFYWEPAWIPVGPSEQKEANQLLWEQYGSGWASSYASEYDPEDAGKWYGGSAVDNEGLFDFEGKPLESLNVFKYIFTGATTEQTGEEEGDKEEPNESTPAPEEDKDEPSQPETGGEVFNLVVYLGDNKLQLDKNGKGYSVSNIKSEVKTVHFNVSQTPITNIEDTLTVNLTWPQNATLLKVNGKILTNEELIFDLNDVENIFKVEVYNGEILEETYNITVNKAKVATPVVDKMNQEEAEDVSQQKPNESEGSKEPVDKPETGFVGITLLVGALFIGLGSVAVGLDRYCIK, via the coding sequence ATGGATAAATTATTTTTTAAATTATTTGTAACTGTTTCTATTTTACTAGTATTTTTATTTTCTACATCAGTCAGTTCTAATGCTCAATCTGAGAAAGATTCTGAGGTAGTACATTCAGGTATTAACGTTGAAAAAGTGACAGGGATTTCAGATGAGACTATTCGAGGGGTTGATGTTTCAAGTGTCATCTCATTAGAGAATAGTGGTGTGAAGTTTTTTAATTTTGAGGGGGAAGAACAAGATATATTTAAAACATTAGCTGAATCAGGTGTGAATTATATTAGGGTTAGAGTATGGAATAATCCATATGATAGTGAAGGAAATGGTTATGGTGGCGGAAATAATGATATTGATACAGCTGTTGAGATTGGAAAGCGTGCCACTCAATATGGAATGAAGTTATTAGTTGATTTCCATTACTCTGATTTCTGGGCAGATCCTGCGAAACAACAAGCGCCGAAAGAATGGCAAGGATATAGTTTAAATGAAAAGCAAGAGGCTATTTATCAGTTTACAAAAGAGAGCTTACAAAAATTAATTGATGCGGGTATCGATGTAGGAATGGTTCAGATTGGGAATGAAACGGGTTATAGTTTCGTCGGCTGCTCGACATGGGATGAGAAATATGAAAAAGTTTCATTTTGGGATATTGCCCAACTAATGAATGCAGGAAGTCGAGCGGTTCGTGAGATTGATGAAACTATTTTAGTAGCTGTGCATATGACAAATCCTGAAAGAGGTTATGAATGGATTTCAAAAGACTTACATGATAATGGGGTTGATTATGATGTTTTTGCAACTTCATATTATCCGTATTGGCATGGAACATTAGAGAATTTAACAAGTCAACTACAACAGATTGCAGATACTTATGGTAAAAAAGTCATGGTTGCTGAAACTTCATATGTTAATACCTTTGAAGATGGTGATGGACATCCTAATACAGTCTCTGAGAGTGAACCTGTATTGGCTTATGAAGCATCCGTTCAAGGGCAAGCGGAACATGTTAGAAATGTGTTTCAAGCTGTTAGTAATGTTGGAGATGCAGGGTTAGGCGTTTTTTATTGGGAACCGGCGTGGATTCCAGTTGGGCCTAGTGAACAGAAAGAAGCCAATCAATTATTATGGGAGCAATATGGATCGGGTTGGGCTTCAAGTTATGCAAGTGAATATGATCCAGAGGATGCTGGTAAATGGTATGGTGGAAGTGCAGTTGATAATGAAGGTTTATTCGATTTTGAGGGTAAGCCATTAGAATCATTGAATGTTTTTAAATATATCTTTACTGGAGCAACTACTGAGCAGACAGGAGAAGAAGAAGGAGATAAAGAAGAACCAAATGAGTCTACACCAGCCCCTGAAGAAGATAAGGATGAGCCAAGTCAACCAGAAACAGGAGGAGAGGTATTTAATTTAGTTGTTTATTTGGGAGATAATAAATTACAATTAGATAAAAATGGAAAAGGGTATAGTGTATCAAATATTAAGTCTGAAGTAAAAACTGTACACTTTAATGTATCCCAAACGCCTATAACTAATATAGAAGATACTCTTACTGTGAATTTAACATGGCCTCAAAATGCAACGCTTCTTAAGGTTAATGGTAAAATATTGACGAATGAAGAATTAATTTTTGATTTAAATGATGTGGAAAATATCTTTAAAGTAGAGGTTTATAATGGAGAAATATTAGAAGAGACGTATAATATTACTGTTAACAAGGCTAAGGTGGCTACTCCAGTAGTAGATAAGATGAATCAAGAAGAAGCAGAAGATGTATCACAACAAAAGCCAAATGAAAGTGAAGGAAGTAAGGAGCCAGTAGATAAACCTGAAACAGGATTTGTTGGAATAACTTTATTAGTTGGAGCTTTATTCATCGGGTTAGGAAGTGTAGCCGTTGGATTAGATAGATACTGCATAAAATAG
- a CDS encoding helix-turn-helix transcriptional regulator, with protein sequence MMYKEKDHRVHRILSIYERLVKGKVLNKEQLALEFGVNNKSIQRDIEQIKFYLANQPEYASLELKYSRKYRGYQLLGSENQNLKREGLLAMVKILLASRAFNEKEMNYLINTLLNQLELSDRKLIKELIGNELFNYVPLKHNRDVLDKVWELSEIIHNRQIIEVSYIRGDHKRLRRHLKPVSIMFSDFYFYLIAYMEETKYDLYSSETLNNNYLRVFRVDRFENYRVINRQFYLPYSNRFEEGEFRKRIQFMFLGELIKLKFEFYGSKIEPVLDRLPTDTILEQDFDKYVIEAEVYGKGIVMWLFSQSSNIKVLSPPSLVEEMKDELRRLSSMYNL encoded by the coding sequence ATGATGTATAAAGAGAAAGATCACAGAGTTCATCGGATTTTATCTATTTATGAGCGTTTAGTAAAGGGAAAGGTATTAAATAAAGAACAATTAGCTCTTGAGTTTGGTGTAAATAATAAGTCAATCCAACGAGATATTGAGCAAATCAAATTCTATTTAGCAAATCAGCCTGAATATGCAAGTTTAGAGTTAAAATATAGCCGTAAATATCGTGGTTATCAGCTACTAGGAAGCGAGAATCAAAACTTGAAACGAGAAGGTTTGTTAGCGATGGTAAAGATTTTATTAGCGAGTCGAGCTTTTAACGAGAAAGAAATGAATTATTTAATTAATACATTACTGAATCAGCTAGAGTTATCGGATCGTAAATTGATTAAAGAGCTCATTGGAAACGAATTATTTAATTATGTTCCATTAAAACATAATCGCGATGTATTAGATAAAGTTTGGGAGTTAAGTGAGATTATTCATAATCGACAGATTATAGAAGTCTCATATATTCGAGGAGACCATAAACGATTACGTCGGCACTTAAAACCAGTAAGTATCATGTTTTCAGATTTTTACTTTTATTTAATTGCCTATATGGAAGAAACGAAATATGATTTATATAGTAGTGAAACACTAAATAATAATTATTTGCGAGTCTTTCGAGTTGATCGATTTGAAAATTATCGTGTAATAAATCGTCAATTTTACTTGCCTTATTCTAACCGATTTGAAGAAGGAGAGTTTAGAAAAAGAATACAGTTTATGTTTCTTGGCGAGTTAATTAAATTAAAGTTTGAATTTTATGGTTCCAAAATTGAACCTGTACTTGATCGTTTACCAACAGATACCATTTTAGAACAAGACTTTGATAAATATGTAATTGAGGCTGAAGTATATGGTAAAGGGATTGTCATGTGGTTATTCAGCCAATCAAGTAATATCAAAGTATTATCACCACCTAGTTTAGTGGAAGAAATGAAAGATGAACTTAGACGTTTATCAAGCATGTACAACCTTTAG
- the glpK gene encoding glycerol kinase GlpK, with translation MDLILAIDQGTTSTRAIVFNKQGQVIEQSQREITCLYPTSGWVEQDANEIWISTLSVLNSVLLSPKIDVQDIKGIGITNQRETTILWDKKTGRPLYHAIVWQSRQTESICENWKAQGLEAIVKEKTGLLIDPYFSASKIRFLLDHVPGIQEKVAKGEVLFGTVDSYLVWKLSGGKTHITDVTNASRTLLFNIHTGTWDEELLELFSIPKSILPEVRQTSEVYTYTMDYMTGIPLPIAAVCGDQQAALFGQNCFYKGDVKNTYGTGCFVLMNTGTEPVLSSHGLLTTIAWKINNEIHYALEGSVFIGGSAIQWLRDGLRIIKHAKDSEDYANRVTDCGGVYVVPAFVGLGTPYCDSDVRGGVFGLSRGTSKEHFIRATLEAIAYQSKDVITAMEEDLGHSMNVLKVDGGAAKNGFLMQFQSDILGVDVSVPMTTETTALGVAYLAGLATGVYKSMDEIASYWQSNQQYKATITEEQRETLYGGWKKAIAAVRIFKS, from the coding sequence ATGGACTTAATACTAGCAATTGATCAAGGGACGACAAGTACAAGGGCGATTGTCTTTAATAAACAAGGTCAGGTTATTGAACAGTCACAACGTGAGATTACTTGTTTATATCCAACATCGGGATGGGTGGAGCAAGATGCGAATGAGATTTGGATTTCTACATTATCTGTTTTAAATAGCGTCTTATTATCCCCTAAAATTGATGTTCAGGATATTAAAGGAATTGGGATTACAAATCAACGTGAAACAACAATTTTATGGGATAAAAAAACAGGGCGCCCACTTTATCATGCAATTGTCTGGCAATCGAGACAGACAGAATCCATTTGTGAAAACTGGAAAGCTCAAGGGCTAGAAGCTATCGTTAAAGAAAAGACAGGGCTTTTAATTGATCCTTACTTTTCTGCGTCAAAAATTCGCTTTTTACTAGATCATGTTCCAGGAATTCAAGAGAAAGTGGCGAAAGGTGAGGTGTTATTTGGGACGGTGGATAGTTACTTAGTTTGGAAGCTATCAGGGGGAAAAACACATATTACAGATGTGACGAATGCTTCACGTACATTACTATTTAATATTCATACAGGAACATGGGATGAGGAATTACTAGAGCTATTCAGTATTCCAAAGAGTATCTTACCTGAAGTGAGACAAACTTCAGAAGTCTATACGTATACGATGGATTATATGACAGGGATCCCGCTACCCATTGCTGCAGTTTGTGGTGACCAACAGGCAGCTTTATTTGGTCAGAATTGCTTTTATAAAGGTGATGTTAAAAACACATATGGAACGGGATGTTTCGTCTTAATGAATACAGGAACTGAGCCAGTTCTTTCAAGCCACGGCTTACTAACAACGATTGCTTGGAAAATTAATAATGAAATACATTATGCCTTAGAAGGGAGCGTCTTTATTGGTGGGAGCGCGATTCAATGGTTGCGCGATGGACTTCGCATAATTAAACATGCTAAGGATTCGGAAGACTATGCAAATCGTGTAACAGATTGCGGTGGTGTATATGTTGTCCCAGCCTTTGTTGGGCTAGGAACGCCCTATTGTGATAGTGATGTTCGTGGTGGTGTGTTTGGTTTAAGCCGAGGAACAAGCAAAGAACATTTTATTCGTGCGACGCTTGAAGCGATTGCGTATCAAAGTAAAGATGTGATTACCGCGATGGAAGAAGATTTAGGGCACTCGATGAATGTTTTAAAAGTAGACGGTGGTGCTGCTAAAAATGGCTTTTTAATGCAATTCCAAAGTGATATTTTAGGAGTTGATGTATCTGTTCCGATGACAACAGAAACAACCGCCTTAGGTGTCGCCTATTTAGCAGGGCTTGCAACGGGTGTTTATAAAAGTATGGATGAGATCGCTTCTTATTGGCAATCGAATCAACAATATAAAGCCACAATTACAGAAGAACAACGAGAAACATTGTATGGAGGATGGAAAAAAGCCATTGCAGCGGTACGTATTTTCAAATCATAA
- a CDS encoding inorganic diphosphatase: MIGQKVTVMMDRPLGSKHPKHGFIYPLNYGYIPDTVAGDGEEVDAYVIGEFEPLDRFEGYVVAIIHRQDDVEDKLVVCRDRYRYNESQIKALVEFQERFFQSTIEMSD; this comes from the coding sequence ATGATTGGTCAGAAAGTTACTGTGATGATGGATCGTCCACTCGGATCAAAACATCCGAAACATGGGTTCATTTATCCGTTGAATTATGGCTATATTCCAGATACTGTAGCGGGTGATGGCGAAGAAGTAGATGCTTATGTTATCGGAGAGTTTGAACCATTAGATAGATTTGAAGGTTATGTCGTGGCGATTATTCATCGACAAGATGATGTGGAAGATAAGTTAGTTGTTTGTCGCGATCGGTATCGATATAATGAATCACAGATTAAGGCTTTAGTTGAATTTCAAGAAAGATTTTTTCAATCGACAATTGAAATGAGTGATTAG
- a CDS encoding GNAT family N-acetyltransferase, producing MEVTIRRVEFYEINQVVSFLIEQFKDIFLTLKIEEEVLIQLFSTAMRCEQCFIALYKEQLVGVLTYSTREHASFEVSLKDVRKMTGWSKFLRFYYKVMRDAVVVNDNQIYLNSLVIHPSFRRQGIATQLIEYILDEIKVSEYLLDVMKTNQEALALYKKLGFKVIKKRFNTLILKLM from the coding sequence ATGGAAGTGACAATTAGACGAGTTGAATTTTATGAAATTAACCAAGTTGTTAGCTTTTTAATTGAGCAGTTTAAGGATATATTTTTAACTTTAAAAATAGAGGAAGAGGTATTAATTCAGTTATTTAGTACTGCGATGAGGTGTGAACAATGCTTTATTGCATTGTATAAAGAACAACTGGTAGGTGTATTGACTTATTCAACGAGGGAACATGCTTCATTTGAAGTGAGTCTAAAAGATGTTAGAAAGATGACAGGGTGGTCTAAATTTCTACGATTTTATTACAAGGTTATGAGAGACGCAGTTGTTGTGAATGATAATCAAATATATTTAAATTCATTAGTTATACATCCAAGCTTTCGTCGCCAAGGCATTGCGACACAATTAATAGAATATATTTTGGATGAAATAAAAGTAAGTGAATATCTTCTTGATGTGATGAAGACAAATCAGGAAGCATTAGCTTTATATAAGAAGTTAGGGTTTAAAGTTATTAAAAAACGATTTAACACACTAATCTTGAAATTAATGTAG
- a CDS encoding DUF554 domain-containing protein — protein MLGTVVNAGAIILGGSIGLVLKKGLPKRFGNQVMNGLALCVLYIGISGTLQAKNVLMLILSMVIGTLIGELLDLDERVTQLGNWLENKFKSKDEYVSISEGFVSASLLFCVGAMAIVGALQDGLKGDTSMLYTKAMLDGISALIFSTSLGVGVILSSVLVLIYQGGITFLASLMAPFLTDMVIAEMTGVGSLLIIGLALNMLRMTNLKLMNFVPAIFIPILLSLIM, from the coding sequence GTGTTAGGGACAGTTGTGAATGCAGGGGCGATTATTTTAGGGGGGAGTATCGGACTTGTATTAAAAAAAGGATTGCCTAAGCGATTTGGAAATCAAGTCATGAATGGGTTAGCACTATGTGTACTATATATTGGTATCAGTGGAACGCTACAAGCAAAAAATGTATTAATGCTTATTTTATCAATGGTAATTGGAACGTTAATTGGTGAGTTATTAGATTTAGATGAACGTGTGACTCAATTAGGAAATTGGCTAGAGAATAAGTTTAAAAGTAAGGATGAATATGTTTCAATTTCTGAAGGATTTGTGAGTGCAAGTTTATTGTTTTGTGTTGGAGCCATGGCGATTGTTGGCGCTTTACAAGATGGACTAAAAGGTGATACCTCGATGCTTTATACGAAAGCAATGTTAGATGGAATATCAGCGTTAATTTTTTCAACGAGTTTAGGAGTGGGAGTTATCTTATCAAGTGTTTTGGTTTTGATCTATCAAGGTGGAATCACCTTTCTTGCGAGTTTGATGGCTCCTTTTTTAACTGATATGGTGATTGCTGAAATGACGGGGGTTGGATCATTATTAATTATTGGACTTGCCTTGAATATGCTTCGAATGACGAATTTAAAATTAATGAACTTTGTTCCTGCAATTTTTATTCCCATTCTTTTATCTTTAATCATGTAG
- a CDS encoding NUDIX hydrolase codes for MVDDVFGEKLSGQTYVDREGVYAIILNDKNEVATIRLPHGYFLPGGGLEGTESKEACLRRECLEELGWEIEINQFVCKASNYYYSMYRDLYLHATGHFYLATYLEQVAQPIEHDHELVWMSLEDCLSQLHLDHQAWAIKQVTHLL; via the coding sequence ATGGTTGATGATGTTTTTGGTGAAAAGCTATCTGGTCAAACGTATGTTGATCGAGAAGGGGTTTATGCCATTATTTTAAATGATAAAAATGAAGTGGCTACTATTCGTCTACCTCATGGTTATTTTTTACCAGGTGGTGGATTAGAAGGCACTGAAAGTAAAGAAGCTTGTTTACGTCGTGAATGCTTAGAAGAGCTTGGCTGGGAGATTGAAATTAATCAATTTGTTTGTAAGGCATCTAATTACTACTATTCGATGTATCGTGATCTTTATTTACATGCAACAGGACACTTTTATTTAGCGACGTATCTTGAACAAGTGGCACAGCCGATTGAACATGACCATGAATTAGTCTGGATGAGTTTAGAGGATTGTTTAAGTCAATTACATCTTGATCATCAAGCATGGGCAATTAAGCAAGTGACTCACTTATTGTAG
- a CDS encoding aminopeptidase P family protein: MLDTLKFRRQKLGANIKDNSLLILFSGDAPVRSGDQFYEYTPHRNFYYLTNLDRPKMAYVLRKFNGVMEDYLFIETVSEVEEKWTGKRMSKEEATEISGIKNVFPESELRNMLGRWLLNEGFENAYFDFERGSYHHSDTIQTLFAKELKRQYPFLHVQNIYHDITALRLIKSEDEIANMRTAIEKTRLGIESLMRNSKPGMYEYQLEAYYNFTIKTEGVKKTSFHTIAASGANATVLHYDKNDSICRDGDLILFDLGCEWNYYCSDISRTFPINGKFTDRQRDVYQAVLDAQLATIEIIKPGVSLQDVNEFARRKLAEGCKKLGLIEKDEELSKYYYHGIGHYLGLDTHDVGGRGGVLQPGMVITIEPGLYIAEEGIGIRIEDDILVTKDGHENLSKDIIKSVEDIENFMGSQR; this comes from the coding sequence ATGTTAGACACTTTAAAATTTAGACGTCAAAAATTAGGGGCCAATATTAAAGATAACTCGTTATTAATTTTGTTTTCAGGAGATGCACCCGTGCGTTCAGGTGATCAATTTTATGAATATACACCACATCGTAACTTCTATTACTTAACGAACTTAGATCGTCCAAAAATGGCGTATGTCTTACGTAAATTTAATGGAGTTATGGAAGATTATTTATTCATTGAGACAGTTTCAGAAGTAGAAGAAAAATGGACTGGAAAACGAATGAGTAAAGAAGAAGCAACAGAAATTTCAGGAATTAAAAATGTCTTCCCTGAAAGTGAGTTACGCAACATGTTAGGTCGTTGGTTATTAAACGAAGGATTTGAAAATGCGTACTTTGACTTTGAACGTGGATCATATCATCATTCAGATACGATTCAAACTTTATTTGCCAAAGAATTAAAACGTCAATATCCATTTTTGCACGTACAAAATATTTATCACGATATTACCGCTTTACGTTTAATTAAATCAGAAGATGAGATTGCAAATATGCGTACAGCAATTGAAAAAACACGTTTAGGAATTGAGAGTTTAATGAGAAACTCAAAACCAGGAATGTATGAGTATCAATTAGAAGCATATTATAATTTCACGATTAAAACAGAAGGGGTTAAAAAGACATCGTTCCATACGATTGCAGCTTCTGGAGCTAATGCCACAGTTTTACATTATGATAAAAATGATTCAATCTGTCGCGATGGAGATTTAATTTTATTTGACTTAGGATGTGAGTGGAACTATTATTGTTCTGATATTTCACGTACATTCCCAATTAACGGGAAGTTTACAGATCGTCAGCGTGATGTTTATCAGGCTGTTTTAGATGCGCAGTTAGCAACTATTGAAATCATTAAGCCTGGAGTTTCTCTACAAGATGTTAATGAATTTGCTCGTAGAAAGTTAGCTGAAGGATGTAAGAAACTTGGGTTAATTGAAAAAGATGAAGAATTATCAAAATACTATTACCATGGAATCGGACACTATTTAGGATTAGATACACATGATGTTGGTGGACGTGGTGGTGTCTTACAACCAGGTATGGTTATTACAATTGAACCAGGATTATATATTGCTGAAGAAGGAATCGGAATCCGTATCGAAGATGATATATTAGTGACAAAAGATGGACACGAAAACTTATCAAAAGACATCATCAAATCGGTAGAAGACATTGAGAACTTCATGGGTTCTCAGCGCTAA